The following are from one region of the Dermacentor albipictus isolate Rhodes 1998 colony chromosome 5, USDA_Dalb.pri_finalv2, whole genome shotgun sequence genome:
- the LOC135920511 gene encoding uncharacterized protein isoform X2, whose translation MQYLALVLSIVGGSVFLGLLLAAICSYYWISQRHYPCAWSATADAKSDVYYKKTGDWKYVQNGAVPDAEEGVVTDNDEPLLGSIVLEDGANETAHDVQCDAAESTTTAPSKKDSRHAVTSFSSLEIVCENKTAM comes from the coding sequence ATGCAGTACCTGGCGCTCGTCCTCAGTATCGTCGGAGGCAGCGTGTTCCTGGGCCTTCTGCTGGCCGCCATCTGCAGCTACTACTGGATCTCGCAGAGGCATTACCCGTGCGCCTGGTCTGCCACGGCAGACGCCAAGTCGGACGTGTACTACAAGAAGACCGGCGACTGGAAGTACGTCCAGAACGGCGCCGTCCCGGACGCCGAAGAAGGCGTCGTCACCGACAACGACGAACCGCTGCTCGGTTCCATCGTGCTGGAAGACGGTGCCAACGAAACGGCGCACGACGTACAGTGTGATGCCGCGGAGTCGACTACTACCGCCCCCTCGAAGAAGGACTCGAGGCATGCGGTGACCTCGTTTAGCAGCTTAGAAATCGTCTGCGAGAACAAGACTGCGATGTAG